The following proteins come from a genomic window of Miscanthus floridulus cultivar M001 chromosome 2, ASM1932011v1, whole genome shotgun sequence:
- the LOC136538053 gene encoding photosystem II D1 precursor processing protein PSB27-H2, chloroplastic-like: MPSPPPPPMSTLHKSCSSPSLSPPKLQRAPDSRHKPICGGACRLPITRRAHAASLLLLGLAGAAVSAPAPVRAAEEDGSGGEEGVLGAIKSIFDPNEKTKAGKVLPKAYLKAAREVVRTLRESLEEDDGGDMARFRRNADAAKESIREFLGGWRGQQAVAAEESYVALEKAIRSLAEFYTKAGPSAPLPQDVKNKILVDLSTADAYL, from the exons ATGCCTTCCCCTCCGCCGCCTCCGATGTCCACGCTGCACAAGTCTTGCTCGTCGCCGTCGCTGTCCCCGCCTAAGCTGCAGCGAGCTCCGGACAGCAGGCACAAGCCTATCT GCGGCGGAGCCTGCAGGCTGCCGATCACCAGGAGAGCTCACgccgcctccctcctcctcctcggcctcgcgGGCGCGGCGGTGTCGGCGCCTGCGCCGGTCAGGGCGGCGGAGGAGGATGGGAGCGGCGGCGAGGAGGGCGTCCTCGGCGCCATCAAGTCCATCTTCGACCCCAACGAGAAGACCAAGGCCGGGAAGGTGCTGCCCAAGGCGTACCTCAAGGCGGCCAGGGAGGTGGTGCGCACGCTCCGGGAGTCGCTGgaggaggacgacggcggcgacatGGCCAGGTTCCGCCGGAACGCCGACGCCGCCAAGGAGTCCATCAGGGAGTTCCTGGGCGGGTGGAGAGGCCAGCAGGCCGTCGCCGCCGAG GAGTCGTACGTCGCGTTGGAGAAGGCGATCAGATCACTGGCGGAGTTCTACACCAAGGCAGGGCCATCCGCCCCACTTCCACAGGATGTCAAGAACAAGATCCTCGTTGACCTCAGCACCGCAGACGCCTACCTCTAG